The Silene latifolia isolate original U9 population chromosome X, ASM4854445v1, whole genome shotgun sequence genome contains the following window.
TACGGCGCCTTAGCCTCGTTCCTTGTTACGGAGCACCCTTATTTCCAAGGACATGAACTTTGCCTCGATTTCCTCCCTGGCGATTATCATTATGATAATCCTAACTATCTCAACATCGTTGCTAATCACAAAGACCTCTTTGTCACATATCGTACCCTAAACCATGAAGAATCGGCCTATTACATTGCTAACCCGTTTACCAAACAGTTTATTGTTGTTCCTTTAACACGGACCCAAGTCGACATTAATTATGACTGGACGTGGTGTACGGCTGTTGGGTTTGCCGGAGTTGTCAAAGGAGTTAGTACTCCGGAGGTCACTAATTTGAACGATTTCAGTGATGGGTTTCGCATTGTTAGAATTGCGGGCAGGTACAACGAAATGTTGCAAATTTATTCGTCTAAAACGAGTCAATGGAGGTCGTACCCATGTAATAAACCCCGGTTTCATTTAAGATCCTCAAAAATGGCCGTGACTTTGAATAACAAGATATTTTTTCAAGGGTCGCGAAAGTTTGTAGTCATAGACCCCTTTGGCTTTGGTGACGATATTGAATCTCCTTGCTTACTCGACCTTCCTACCGACTCAAAAGGGAGTGTACTAGGAGTTAGTCGAAATCGATTGCATATAGCAAAGTTAAAAGATTACTCTATTAATCCATATCCAAGTATTAAAGTATGGGAATTAGAGGATTATTATAAGAAGGCGAATTTTAAATTACTATTTAAATTGCCATTGAAGCCGTCGATTTTCTATAATATATTATCTCCTAATGTTCATATATTTCCCAAGTTCTCAGATTGGGATTCGACCATCGGGTTGATTTGTTGTCATCCCAATGATCCTTATATTGTTTACTTTTCAAACCATGCTACAGTTTATCGATGCGACGTTGTTAAACAGAGAACGAAAGTCATGGCTCATTGTGTAAAGGATTGGCATGAGAGACTTGTATTCATGCATCCATTCGTTAAACCATGATATTTATATATTGCCTTGCCTTGTTATATGATGTCTCGTTTACTCTTTTTGCGTTTTTGTTCATCTTAGAATACTCTGCGATTATTCTTAGAGGAAAGCGAATGTAATATGCGGTTTTTAATAGGACTAGATATTAATATCGGAATAATTATGATTATTTATTCAGTAGGTCTCATGAAAGACCGTCtctcactaatttagtgggagacataatagagAAAAAAGAAATTAAGTGAATCCCTCATCCCATAATGTGTGAGGTCTTTCAATAACggtattgagagaccgtctctccgaaGTTTTTGTGTTATTGGAAGGCTTAAGAGTCGATATCTAGATTCAATGCTCCGTCTTGAGTCGATGTATTGGGCTACTTAAGGGTCAATTATGTAACTATATATATATTGCTATCAAAGCTAATACAAATCATCAAATCATTCCCTCACACAATCTTATCATGGTATCAGTAATCTGGGTTTTTCCAAAAAATTCTTCACTAACCATCATCAAACACCACGAAGATCATACGATCAGCCGCCATGTTTGGCGATGAAGAAAACTCTGTTCCTAACCCAAAAATCAATTTTTCGAACCCTTATTACCTCGGGTCGCATGATGTCCCGAATGCCAAGATTTCTAATGTTGTCCTCCGTCTTGATAACTGGGCTCGACAATTAGGAAGTTGTTCAATGTACCCTCGTGTCCTGCATCCGTAACACAATTGATCCATCACTTCAGGATACGATTTCCTATGTCGATGATGCCTCGGTGTTATGGTCTGAAATGGAGGCTCAATTTGCGGTTGTTGACGGCACTAAGATTCATGGCTTAAAGACTCAGTTACACAATTGTATACAAGCCAAATGTATGGATGTTACGACTTATTATGGTAAAATGAAAGCTTTTTGGGATTCTATTGTTGTTCATGAACCACCATTTGCTTGTAAGTGCGAAAAATGTGAATGTGAAATCGGACCTGCTGTGGTTAAACGCTTAGCTAACGAAAAGTTACAACAATTTTTTATGGGCTTAGATGCTACGTTATATGCTAATATACGGTCTCAAGAATTCCAACTCGACCCTTTGCCTACTTTGAATAGGGCGTATCACGCCGTTCTGCAGGAAGAAAGGCTTCGTGCTCCTGCTGAACTCTCTTCTGACCCATCTGATGTCGTTGCCATAGTCgacaccaccacatcctccatagTTGACACCACCATTTCGATTCCATCTCAATTGGCCAACTCTTCTCTTCTTTTATCATCGCTGGGTGTCGGCAGTCCAATGAACACCCCTACCAAATCCAGGTTTCAACTTCGAGCTTGAAAATTCCAAAATCGGTAATTAAAATTCATTTTCTTATTTTTACTGTGAATATACATATTTTTATAGTAAGAACTTCGAATATTAAGTTCAAAATTGGCGTTTACCTTAAGTGCATATGGAGTTTACATTCAAAACTCACAGTTTTAATTTGaaaactttatttatttatgatgAAAATCCAATCCTTAAAAAATGCTCTTTTCACTGTAAAACTTTGAGTTTTCTTTACTTTTGTAAAATGAGTTTGTTAGTTAATCAACAGCCAATTTTAGTTAAATAACTTGATGTTTTGAATTAAAAATTTTGGATGAGTTTTTTTGGAAAATGAAGGGAAGTCTATGGTTGTTAGGTGGTGTTGGGTGGAGGTTGACATTCACACATAGGGCATATTGTTTGGGTGACTCAGGTTGGTGTTGGAGATCGAAGATGGGAATCAATGGCTTTGGAGGACGTAAGAGAAGGAGATGGAGAAACTAGAAAGTTAAATCACAAATTGTTTTATAGGACTGTCTTATAGCATAAGACCAGCCCATAATCTAAAAGCCCAAACAATTAACTTATAACTCACCTTTTTAATCAAATAACCAAAAGCCCaaaaaaattagttaataaacttataaaaaaattattttattttgataacctagAATTTTGTATTAATAACTTGTATATTTAACTATGttagtttttatcataaaatatcgtgttttaaaataaaattaaatataaattaaattaagtgttaTTTTTGGGCTTCTCTCCTTTTGGGCCAGTCTTATggtataggacggtcctataggagagttgctgaaGTTAAATATAGTTTGGGCTTATTTCATTTTGGGCCCGTCTTATTATTAGAATGGTCTTAGAGAACAATTCGccaagaacgaaaaaaaaaaaaaaaaaaaaaaaaaaaaaaaaactggagTAATTAATAGGGAGTATTCCCTTTCCTTGGTCACGGCTCACGGGTCCATAGTCCATACTCCATATATATAAACTAGGGTTTCAAATTGAAAACAATAAAATCATCAATGGCTGCCCACCAATTAGATCTTGATAATCTCCACGACGTACTTCCTCTTCGTCGTCTCATAATTTCAAACAATAATTACGACCTTCAATCTCCCATCGACGATCTTAATGATACCTTACTAGAGTTGATATTCATAAGGATTGTCCAATGGAGACATCTCGTTACTTGCAAATGCGTTTCGAAACGTTGGAATTTTATTATTTCAAATCCCGATTTTGCTCGTTATCTTGCTAAAAAACATTCACCTTTCACGTTGATCCTTAGAAAAGGACGGGCGGCTTACCATTGCCTTATTACCGAGCACCCTTACTTCCAAACACATAATCTTCGCCTCAACGATATCACTCCTATAAATATCGTTGCTAATCACAATGATATCTTGGTTGATTTCCGTCCTGCTACAAGGAGGGCACAATTAGTCTATAACATTACCAATCCACTTACTAAACAGTTCATTGTCGTTCCATTGCCATCTGAAATACTGTTTTACTATACCTCTGAGCAAAATTGTAAAATTGGATTTGCGGGATTTGTTGACGGAGTTAGTACCATTGACAATGTTCCTAACTCGAAAAATGACGTCATGGGATTTCGGATTATTCCTGCAATTATGTCGGACCAAAACAAATTAATTTGGCACATATATTCGTCAGAGACGGGCAAATGGAACAAATATTCTGTCAATGATTTGGGATTCAAGTTCAAGACAGACGAGATATGCTACCCACTTGATGATCAAGCCCTGACATTGAACAACAAAATTCACTGGCGCGGTCGGTCTAATAAAATTCTAGTAATCGACCCCTTTGTCGTTGAAGACAATAATGTATTGTATTGTGTTCTAAACCTACCTAGTGCAATTCAAGAAGACAGCGTACTTTGTTCATGTAGAAATCGACTAAGAATAGCCCAGTTAAAATCAAACAAGATCGGTCTGAGGATCAAAATATGGGAATTTGACGACGTCTACGATGATATGATCAATTCGGGATGTAATACCATGGCCAACGTAAGGCTGGTTATTAACTTTTTATTGAAGCCAAATCTGATTGATAGGCATTTCAATCCTTTCCATGGTGAAGGTTTGTTCTCGATTAATTTACGGTGCACACAAAATAAGATGATTTGTTGCCATCCCAATGATCCTGACACTGTTTACTTTGTATTCAAAGATAAATTAGTTGAATGTGATGTTGTTAAGAGCAGATTAAGAGTGATTAGTGATTGTACCACTACTAATTGGTCACGGTTATTTATGCTTGTGCATCCATTGCCAGCACTACAATAGCTCATGAATTGTAATCGAATCCTAGTACTAATTTAGATTAAAATTTCTTTGATGTTATTGTTTCGATTTGTACTGCGGAATACATATGTGTACATCCAAGAATGACTAAAAATCTATGAGAGTTTTTGATTCAATTGCAATGCCACATGTACTTAATCCTCACACCCACAAACAAGCACTTATCGACCCATATTGGCGAGCCGCCATGCTCGATGAACACCAAGCCTTATTCTGAAACAACACTTGCAAGTGAGTCATTTTGACAACGATAAACTGAGattaaaataaaagaaagtttGTTCTATGCACCCCAAGAGTACTATTAAAACTCTCAACGAAATTGCTTGTGTTGTCTTCACAAGCCAGGTCTGGATTGAATTTGTGCTTAGTCCACTGTTCTTTGTCCCCCAAGTCAAGAAACCACCTTGCACATCCATTCCCTCCATGTTGAATAACTTTTTCCAAAGCTTTTTTGAATGTGTACTCTGATGTTGCATCCACAACCATCCAAAATAGCTTGTGCATTAGTATTCCAGGATACTCTTGCTTGAAATTTTTGCATAAATGTCGGGCACAAAACCTTTTGTATGCATCAGGCCAGACCATCTCCAAGGCTGGCTCAACACCCTAAGTATAAGGAACATAATGAGTAAGAATCATTAATTAATGGGGAATATTAATGAATAATTAGTAAGAGCATTAATTAGTTACCTTTTGCCTATCAGAAATAATTGTCCAATTTGTCCTGCCACTCTCACTCACACATGAGATGGTTCAATAGTAGCTCCAATCCAGATGTCAATATTTTTCTTCCCAACAAATCTATTAAACATTTCCATAAGGTCTTTATCCTCATTCAAAGGGATAGACTTCATCTTATAAGAGTAACATAACGAAGGGTTTTTAGGCAAAGGTATACCTTCTTTATCTGTTTCATCATAAAGATCATTAATAATAGGGTGAATTGATAAAAACACCTCTTTAAGTACCAAAACTTCAAAATTACACCCCTTTatgttttttttacaaaattacaCCCATAAACTTCCATTTCcttaaaatttgatacccgtctaATTATCCGGTCAAACAAAGTTATAAACTGACTATTTTGCCCCTGACTTATATACAACTTATCATTTACCCCATTCATTTTTACATAGTCATTTCTCTATCCCAAAACTAAAATTAGGTTAAATCCTAAATTTTCCCCAAAATTAATCCATTGTCTTCCCTCTCAACCTTTTATCATCCAATGTCTTCCATCTCAATGTCCCACATTGATTCACGCCTGCTATTGCATACTTCTTTCCCATTGCCATGAATCATCAAATTAGCCCTAAATCTTGCTAGCCAACACTTTCCATAGCTGATATGAACATTCAAAGTCCTTAGAACATGTGATTGAAAGGACTTCAATTTCCAATCAATGTTACTCTTCCAAAAATCAAGAAACTTCTCAGCCAAATACTCACTCGACAATGACTTTCTATTGTACCTTGATGACCCCACAATGGTCTCGCCATTAATGGTCAATCAACTCCCTGTTGTTGATTTTGGTAGATTTATTATGATTTTGGATGATAAAAGCTAAGGTTGAGATGGAAGACATTGGAttaattttgaggaaaatttaGGATTTAACCTAATTTTAGTTTGGGGATGAAGAAATGACTGTGTAAAAATGAATGGGTAAATGATAAGTTGTATATAAGTCAGGGGCAAAACAGTCAGTTTATAATTTTGTTTGACCGGATAATtagacgggtatcaaattttaagGAAATAGAAGTTTATGGGtgtaattttgtaaaaaaaaaacataaagggGTGTAATTTTGAAGTTTTGGTACTTAAAGGGGTGTTTTTATCAATTCACCCTTAATAATATCGATCATTAAACACTTATCCGTATCTTCAACTAATATTTCAACAAAGTTAGCCCTATAATGAAGCTTCAACGAAATATTCTCCATGCTGCAACCAAAAAATACCACAATCAAGTAGTAAGCCCTTTATAAAAACAGAGAATCAGTCGACACAAAAGGTATAATCATCTTGAAAATGTAGATAGTGACATTTTTTTAACTTAATTCTCAACTGCTAATTCAATCAACAATAAGTCTCCCTTGTTTCGTCACAAGCTTAAGACGGGTATATTCGTCACAAGCATAAGACGGGTCAAATCTCTCCCACTTGTGTAGATAAGACAAGTCTATGAAATCACAAAGTGTTTGTCTTTACCTATTTGTATCGAATACGTCCGTCACAAATAAAAATTTGTGTTCAATTAAAAAGAAAGCTTTTGTACAAAAAATTGTACAATTACCTTGAAGTGTACCTTGAAAGGGTACTTGTCTAAGTTGAATAAGTGTACTAGAACACCTAAATGAAATCATTGTATTCTACAATCCACATTCATTTCCACTTGATACGGCAATACTTAGCCAAATAGCCACCCATCAAAGACCAAACAATTAACATCACCCTCATTTATCGTTCCTTTGTAATGGGCTTACCATCCATGGCTACTAATCCTTAATTAGCCATGTTAGTATAACTGCTACTCTGCTAGTATATGAAAAGGGCGAATCTTTACCCTTAAAAGTTGTTATCTCGGCCAAAAAATGACAACAATTAACAAAGAACAACACTAAATAATATTCCGTCGAATTAAACAATATTGTTATTtacaaagaaaaataaaaggggAATATTAAATACCTGCTAAGCCGCAGGTCCGCAACTGAAAGGAGAAAATTCTAGGCTGTCAACAAAGGGATTGTCGATGAAAGAGGATTGATGAAATGATTTTTGGGTTCAGAAACCCTAGATTGTAGATGTTATTTAGAGAAACAGAGGATATGTGAAGGGTTTTTCAGTGATCACTGTATAAAGGGGTATATTGAGATTTCTTTCTATTTTAATTTATACATGTCGATGCTCAGTCCTTAATGAGTCAATGAGTCAACTAGTTGTCAGGTCAGCGTAAGTGTAAGACATATCAACAAACTAACGTCTAATTTGACGGAAGCAAAGATTAGTGTCACACTGATTACTTTTTATAAGATACAGGGTTACCATTAGGGGTTAAATTAAAAATAGGGTTATTATGTAGGATTCGAGAAAATACGGGGTTACCATATAGAAAAACCCATAAATTTTTATATCTTTATATCATTCCATTGAAATCTTTGAATTTTCGATTTAGACTGGGTCTAACCGGAGTAACTAAtactttcaaaaaaaaagaaaaaaaaactggaGTAATTAATAGGGAGTATTCCCTTTCCTTGGTCACGGCTCACGGGTCCATAGTCCATACTCCATATATATAAACTAGGGTTTCAAATTGAAAACAATAAAATCATCAATGGCTGCCCACCAATTAGATCTTGATAATCTCCACGACGTACTTCCTCTTCGTCGTCTCATAATTTCAAACAATAATTACGACCTTCAATCTCGCATCGACGATCTTAATGATACCTTACTAGAGTTGATATTCATAAGGATTGTCCAATGGAGACATCTCGTTACTTGCAAATGCGTTTCCAAACGTTGGAATTTAATTATTTCAAATCCCGATTTTGCTCGTTATCTTGCTAAAATACATTCGCCTTTCACGTTGATCCTTAAAAAAGAAAGGGCTTACCACTGCCTTATTACCGAGCACCCTTACTTCCAAACACATAATCTTCGCCTTAACCATATCAGCCTACCTATTAAGATTGTTGCTAATCACAATGATATCTTGGTCGATTGCCGTCCTGCTACAAGGTGGGGACAATTAGTCTATAACATTAGCAATCCACTTACTAAACAGTTCATTGTCGTTCCATTGCCATCTGAAATAGTGTTTCACTATACCTCTGAGCAAAATTGTAAAATTGGATTTGCGGGATTTGTTGACGGAGTTAGTACCATTGATGTTCCTAACTCGAAAAATGACGTCATGGGATTTCGGATTATTCGTGCAATTATGACGTACCAAAACAAATTAATTTGGGACATATATTCTTCTGAGACTGGGAAATGGAAGAAATATTCTGTCAATGATTTGGGTTTCAAGTTCAAGATAGACGAGATATGCAACCGACTTGATGATCAAGCCGTGACATTGAACAATAAAATTCACTGGCGCGGTCGCTCTAATAAAATTCTAGTAATCGACCCCTTTGTCGTTGAAAACAACAATGTATTGTATTGTGTTCTAAACCTACCTAGTGCAATTCAAGAAGACAGCGTACTTGGTTCATGTAGAAATCGACTAAGAATAGCCCATTTCAAATCAAACAA
Protein-coding sequences here:
- the LOC141620853 gene encoding uncharacterized protein LOC141620853, with the translated sequence MAAHQLDLDNLHDVLPLRRLIISNNNYDLQSPIDDLNDTLLELIFIRIVQWRHLVTCKCVSKRWNFIISNPDFARYLAKKHSPFTLILRKGRAAYHCLITEHPYFQTHNLRLNDITPINIVANHNDILVDFRPATRRAQLVYNITNPLTKQFIVVPLPSEILFYYTSEQNCKIGFAGFVDGVSTIDNVPNSKNDVMGFRIIPAIMSDQNKLIWHIYSSETGKWNKYSVNDLGFKFKTDEICYPLDDQALTLNNKIHWRGRSNKILVIDPFVVEDNNVLYCVLNLPSAIQEDSVLCSCRNRLRIAQLKSNKIGLRIKIWEFDDVYDDMINSGCNTMANVRLVINFLLKPNLIDRHFNPFHGEGLFSINLRCTQNKMICCHPNDPDTVYFVFKDKLVECDVVKSRLRVISDCTTTNWSRLFMLVHPLPALQ
- the LOC141620854 gene encoding uncharacterized protein LOC141620854 — translated: MAAHQLDLDNLHDVLPLRRLIISNNNYDLQSRIDDLNDTLLELIFIRIVQWRHLVTCKCVSKRWNLIISNPDFARYLAKIHSPFTLILKKERAYHCLITEHPYFQTHNLRLNHISLPIKIVANHNDILVDCRPATRWGQLVYNISNPLTKQFIVVPLPSEIVFHYTSEQNCKIGFAGFVDGVSTIDVPNSKNDVMGFRIIRAIMTYQNKLIWDIYSSETGKWKKYSVNDLGFKFKIDEICNRLDDQAVTLNNKIHWRGRSNKILVIDPFVVENNNVLYCVLNLPSAIQEDSVLGSCRNRLRIAHFKSNKVGLWIKIWEFDDDYDDMINNSGGNTMANIRLVINISLKPNLIEGLFSINLRCTKNKMICCHPNDPDIVYLVFKDKLVECDVVKSRLRVISDCTTTNWSQLFMLVHPLPALQ